A segment of the Anaerotignum faecicola genome:
CTCCTGTCATTGCTCTCTTGCCCGATCTGCTGCATGTGCCCAGTCACTATATGTTAAAACTTCCTGCCGCATTTGGGGCAGTACTCAAAATCTTCTTCCGTCTCATACCCGCAGGCTTCACAATGCTTCCGGTTCCAGCCGGATGTTCTGCGGCCTGCCTGTACAAGTGTTAAATCTGTCTCGGTTATATCGGCCTGTTCACCGTGTCCCAGC
Coding sequences within it:
- a CDS encoding zinc ribbon domain-containing protein; its protein translation is LFFIPIIKWNRHYYVQMSCCSTVYELDPEVGKRLGHGEQADITETDLTLVQAGRRTSGWNRKHCEACGYETEEDFEYCPKCGRKF